From the Cucurbita pepo subsp. pepo cultivar mu-cu-16 chromosome LG05, ASM280686v2, whole genome shotgun sequence genome, one window contains:
- the LOC111794541 gene encoding remorin-like: protein MADASNNPESAAPPSNPPPQPAEEEAPKDVAEEKAVIPPPPPPVEDKPDDSKALVLVEKVSEPDEPKSTEGSVNRDAVLAKVATEKRLSLIKAWEESEKSKAENKAHKKLSSVVAWENSRKASVEAELKKIEESLEKKKAEYVEKMKNRIALLHKSAEEKRAVIEAMRGEDLLKAEETAAKYRATGTAPKKLFGCF from the exons ATGGCTGACGCTTCCAACAACCCCGAATCGGCGGCGCCACCCTCCAATCCTCCGCCGCAGCCGGCCGAAGAAGAAGCCCCCAAAGACGTCGCCGAGGAGAAAGCTGTAATTCCACCTCCCCCTCCACCCGTCGAAGACAAACCCGACGACTCCAAAGCCCTTGTTCTAGTTGAAA AGGTTTCAGAACCAGATGAACCCAAATCCACTGAGGGCTCTGTAAACAGAg ATGCTGTTCTAGCAAAAGTTGCAACAGAGAAGAGGTTGTCGCTGATTAAAGCTTGGGAAGAAAGTGAGAAATCAAAGGCTGAAAACAA AGCTCACAAGAAGCTGTCCTCTGTTGTGGCATGGGAGAATAGCAGAAAAGCGTCTGTGGAGGCTGAGTTGAAGAAGATTGAG GAAAgcttggagaagaagaaggctgAATACgttgagaaaatgaagaacagaatTGCTCTGCTTCACAAATCTGCGGAGGAGAAGAGGGCGGTGATCGAAGCTATGCGCGGAGAAGATCTTCTGAAGGCGGAGGAGACGGCGGCGAAGTATCGCGCCACTGGTACTGCACCGAAGAAGCTTTTTGGGTGCTTTTAG
- the LOC111796117 gene encoding transcription factor LAF1-like, whose translation MGRETASHKAKPKHRKGLWSPEEDQRLRNFILNHGHACWSSVPLKAGLERNGKSCRLRWINYLRPGLKRGTFSQQEQDTIISLHHMLGNKWSQIAQHLPGRTDNEVKNLWHSYLKKRVEKQGCSAHSTASTTSDSADSSITAQSMDSPKPKLLFAEWLAGAGIGFGQSFSSVHEGTGDLNGTHLEGGGLGSEIQNNGFMMDSHMKFEDQICNGNYDCVDQLLHFGNGFM comes from the exons ATGGGACGTGAAACGGCGTCGCATAAGGCAAAGCCGAAGCACAGAAAGGGCTTATGGTCGCCGGAGGAAGACCAGAGGCTCAGAAACTTCATCCTCAACCATGGCCATGCCTGTTGGAGCTCTGTTCCTCTCAAGGCCG GACTGGAAAGAAATGGGAAGAGCTGTCGATTGAGATGGATCAATTACCTAAGGCCGGGTCTTAAAAGAGGGACCTTTTCCCAGCAAGAACAGGACACGATTATTTCCCTTCATCATATGCTCGGAAACAa ATGGTCTCAGATAGCACAACATTTACCGGGAAGAACGGACAACGAAGTGAAAAACTTGTGGCATTCTTACCTGAAGAAGAGAGTGGAAAAACAGGGCTGTTCAGCTCATTCCACAGCTTCAACTACCTCGGACTCAGCAGATTCTTCAATAACAGCTCAGTCCATGGACTCTCCCAAGCCTAAGCTGTTGTTCGCCGAGTGGCTCGCCGGCGCCGGAATTGGGTTTGGTCAGAGCTTCAGCTCCGTCCATGAGGGCACCGGTGATTTAAATGGAACCCATTTGGAGGGTGGGGGCTTGGGATCGGAGATTCAGAATAATGGGTTCATGATGGATTCTCATATGAAGTTTGAGGATCAGATTTGTAATGGGAATTATGATTGTGTTGATCAACTTCTTCACTTTGGGAATGGTTTTATGTAA
- the LOC111796116 gene encoding membrane steroid-binding protein 2-like encodes MALQVWETLKEAIVAYTGLSPSTFFTAVALGLAFYYLISSFFAPSDNRTHTRDLGEQLQPLPPPVQLGEISEEELKQYDGSDSEKPLLMAIKGQIYDVSQSRMFYGPGGPYALFAGKDASRALAKMSFEEKDLTGDISGLGPFELDALQDWEYKFMSKYVKVGTVKKPVAEGGDAEVSKPAEEERPSESRANKAEETPAAANVE; translated from the exons ATGGCTCTGCAAGTCTGGGAGACGTTGAAGGAGGCAATCGTAGCATACACAGGCCTATCTCCGTCGACCTTCTTCACTGCCGTCGCTCTTGGCCTTGCCTTTTACTATCTCATTTCCAGTTTCTTCGCTCCCTCCGACAACAGAACCCACACTAGGGACTTGGGGGAGCAGCTCCAGCCTCTCCCTCCGCCTGTCCAACTCGGTGAGATTTCCGAGGAGGAGTTGAAGCAATACGATGGCTCCGATTCTGAGAAGCCTCTGCTTATGGCTATCAAGGGTCAGATCTATGATGTTTCTCAGAGCAG gatGTTCTATGGACCTGGGGGACCCTATGCCCTTTTTGCTGGAAAGGATGCAAGCAGAGCTCTTGCAAAAATGTCTTTTGAAGAGAAAGATCTGACTGGGGATATCTCTGGTCTTGGTCCGTTCGAACTCGATGCCTTGCAGGACTGGGAATACAAATTCATGAGCAAATACGTCAAAGTTGGGACAGTCAAGAAGCCAGTTGCCGAAGGCGGCGATGCTGAAGTTAGCAAACCTGCTGAAGAAGAACGCCCCTCGGAATCTCGAGCTAATAAAGCTGAAGAAACCCCTGCTGCTGCCAATGTTGAATAA